The window GCTTTCTCATGAGGGTGACATAATAATTGGAggaattttttcatttcacaataACCTCATAGAGGTCAGTCCTACATTCAGATTGATGCCTGAGCCATTGAAGTGCAAAGAGTAAGTCCACTGTACACTAAGTTTGAGATTGACCTTAATTTCTTATGTATTGTACAATTAATTTTTTATCTATAATAAGTTTATTAGCTCTAAGTGTTAATGTTAttctgaaataagaaataaatatagCCTTTAATAATAtcatatgatatactgtaaccTAAGTGTTCGTAATGATAATTAATGCCTTGTTTTCCTCATGTTTTCaatagtatatttaaatatgtattttggaAAGCTGCATATAGCAGCATTAATGGTAAGCACAATCGCAATATAGCTTACAGGTTAGAAAACAATACAACTGAAAAGGAATGAAGGGATcaactgcatgtacagtatattcaagaTTAAATATGGGAAGCTACAGTAAATGACAGCCTTGAAGCGGAGATCATATTAAAGCTGTGTGTTGTTAAGTGTTGCATATACTGATTCAGGAAAGTGCCTATTCATATATTAGATATATTAGAAAATACTTGCTTTCATGATCTAAATAAAGcctatatttttttccaaagtttAAATTTCAGAGAATTTCAGTTTGCAGAAACGATGATTTTTGCCATTGAAGAAATAAACAACAGTACTTTGCTACTTCCTGGTGTTTCTCTGGGATATAAAATATATGACGACTGTAGCTCAGTACCGTTAGCAATGAAAGCAGCAATGGCTTTAGTAAATGGTCAAGACAGAACATTCTCTGATGTTCACTGCACCAAAACTTCATCAGTTCATGCAATAATTGGACTTTCAGATTCATCACCTACCATAGCAGTTGCAACGTCTTTTGGACCTTTTGGAATTCCAGTGGTGAGAGATACATTGAATTTTTGGTGAAATTTGGTTCAGTTTAGTGAAAAAGTAATATTAAGAAATTATGAGTGGCAAATTATCACAGTGGTAACTAGCAGAAAATAGAAAGGATTATAAGCTAAATCACTGTATGGGTGTATAAATCCTTCCAGtgcttgtgtgggttttctccaagtAATTTGACCTCCTCCTATGccttatatattttaattcacaactctaaattgtccctgttgtTGGTGTATCTGTGTGAGTGGTGTGTGAGTTTGCTCAGAGTTAGACTGGCTCACTGCTGTAGtagggctggtttctgccttgcactcaatgctTCCGATACTCATTGTAAACTCATAATGGAGCAAGCATGTTTGAAAGATGgatagaaaatgtaaataaaatctaTCCTATTCCTAAATTgatcaaattttaatgaaaactagCTATATAAATTTCATAGGTGTTTCTAAATGAATAATATGCCATATACTGTGTAATGTTCTGTATAAATACAACTACATTACTAGTAGAATTTAGAAAAGTTATAATGTGTTTCCAGGTGGTGGATTTGTAGCTttgttgccttgcagtaaagTGACAAGGATTCGTGTCCCAGGTCCAGTgtgcatggattttgcatgttctctctgtattTGCGTGGGCTTCtttctacagtccaaagacatgcagggtaggggGATTGGCGATGCTGTATTGACTTTAGTGGGTGTGTAAGCATGAGTGTATTCCTccatgatagactggcaccctttccATGGGGTTGTTCCTtctttgcaccctatgcttgctgggataagctctagCCCCCTTGCAACCCTACTCAGGATTAAACAGTCTTAGAAAATACCATGGTATAATGtgtttgtatatccatccatccattttccaacctgctgaatctgaacacagggtcatgggggtctactggagccatttccagtcaacacagggtgcaaggcaggaacccaccgcagggcacacacacacacaccaagcacacactagggcaatttaggattgccaatgcacccaacctttggactgtgggaggaaaccagagcacccggaggaaatccacgcagacacggggagaacatgcaaactccacgcagggaggacccgggaagtgaacccgggtcttctaactgcgaggcagcaatgctacccactgcaccactgtgccgccccccggtttgtatatgtaaataataaatattaataacacGTTATTGCATTCATTTATAAACGTGATtgtcaggttttctttttctttttattctaattTCTGAAGGAGACATTATTTTTATAAGAATAAATATGCACTTAATTTCAGTTGATTACTTCCTACAGTCGTACATCCAAGCGTGACTTATGCTGAAATGCCTTTTAAATATAATGAGGGCTCATTCCTACTTTGTGTAACCTCCTGTAAATCTGAACAGGGCAGATTCAGTGTAGAAAACAGAAATGATTATGATTTAATGCAAAgcataattgaaaaataaaggaaGTACAGTAAAAGTATTATCAAAATATCTCTGTCTCAATGTAATATTTGGAATATGAAAATGTACAGTGCACTGAAGTTGAAAAGAATGTTTCAACTAATAATATGTTGACAGTCacaaaaaccttttaaaacttgtttcatattttttgtctttcataAAGATCAGTTACTTTGCCACCTGTACTTGTCTCAGCAATAGAAAGgagtttccttcatttttcagaaCAATTCCAAGTGATTATTATCAAAGCAGAGCCCTAGCTCagcttgtaaagcattttggatGGACCTGGATTGGAGCAATTAGAAGTGACAATGATTATGGGAACTATGGCATGGCCACCTTTATAGAAGCTGTTCAAGAACTGGGTGTTTGCATTGAATATTCAGAAGCCATTTATAGAACATATCCAAGAGAGCGATTTCGCACCACTGCTGATATAATGAGACGTTCCACTTCAAAAGTTGTTGTTGCTTTTGCCTCATTTATTGATCTAGAGTTCTTGATAAAGGAGCTTTTACTTCAGAATATAACAAATGTGCAGTGGATAGGCAGTGAGGACTGGATTTCAAATGAAAAGCTTGCTACAAAGGAGAATTACAAAGTGCTGGCTGGGGCAATTGGGGTTGCAATTAGTAATGCACAAATATCAGGTCTGAGTGAATTTTTGCAAAATGTTGTTCCACACGACACACCtagtaatactggtttgcatGAATTCTGGGAGAGTATTTTCAGCTGTACCTTTGTTACACATGAAAAAAATGCTACCTCACATCCATGCAATGGTTCTGAACATCTAAGCACAATAAAGGATCAGTATACTGATGTGTCTGAGTTGAGAATTGCTAATAACGTTTATAAAGCAACCTATGCTATAGCCCATTCCCTTCATGACTTTTTTAACTGTCCATTTGCCCAAGATGTAATTTCCACTGAGACATGTTCCGATAAAATTAATATCAAACCGTGGCAGGTAAGAGACCCCcttcttatattaaaataataataataacaatgataataataatatatttcattTCCCCTgttgtcaaaatattttattttagggtgttcattatataaaaacagtaaatttaACCACAAAAAATGGGGAGGAGGTGTTTTTTGATCATAATGGTGACCCAGTGGCAAAATATGAATTAGTAAACTGGCAACCTAATGATGACGGAACCACCAGATTTGTGACCATTGGAGTCTATGATGCATCTTTACCAGAAGGACAAAAATTCATAATGAATAATCTCAGTATTGTTTGGACAGGGCATCTAAACAGGGTAGGTTATCTGAAGAAAACAACATCAGAATTCTATAATGTGATTAAGAATAGAACTGCATCAACAaccaaataaaatacataatttacagtatatagccttATCTTTTACACCGCTTTAGTGCTTTGTTATTTAATCATGTATTTACAGAATatacttttttattgtatttcattaaTTTGAAGCTAATGATTCAAAAAGCTTATCAACACTTTTTCTATGGACTGTTACTTTGCTCTTACAGCATCTTGTTTATTAATACTCTTCTAATACAAGGAGgtaaaacatgtacaatttatgAAATTGAAGagggaataaaaaaaagatacattttataaCTGTTCAGTTAAATGTTAGTGGACACAATAGTCATCTGCATGAAGCTTCTGGAAATGAACCTGTAAATGAGAAACAGAATGATACAGGTTGTTGAAAGTATGTTGTGGTCGGGCAATGGAAGGGTAGTCTGGAATCAGTCCGAATTTTGGGATGGCAACTAGGTTGTCCTTTTATTCATTGCCAG of the Erpetoichthys calabaricus chromosome 2, fErpCal1.3, whole genome shotgun sequence genome contains:
- the LOC114645398 gene encoding extracellular calcium-sensing receptor-like, which codes for MLLLALSLSALITRAEEPVCLLQGAPELPQLSHEGDIIIGGIFSFHNNLIEVSPTFRLMPEPLKCKDLNFREFQFAETMIFAIEEINNSTLLLPGVSLGYKIYDDCSSVPLAMKAAMALVNGQDRTFSDVHCTKTSSVHAIIGLSDSSPTIAVATSFGPFGIPVISYFATCTCLSNRKEFPSFFRTIPSDYYQSRALAQLVKHFGWTWIGAIRSDNDYGNYGMATFIEAVQELGVCIEYSEAIYRTYPRERFRTTADIMRRSTSKVVVAFASFIDLEFLIKELLLQNITNVQWIGSEDWISNEKLATKENYKVLAGAIGVAISNAQISGLSEFLQNVVPHDTPSNTGLHEFWESIFSCTFVTHEKNATSHPCNGSEHLSTIKDQYTDVSELRIANNVYKATYAIAHSLHDFFNCPFAQDVISTETCSDKINIKPWQGVHYIKTVNLTTKNGEEVFFDHNGDPVAKYELVNWQPNDDGTTRFVTIGVYDASLPEGQKFIMNNLSIVWTGHLNRVPESVCSEACLPGFRKAIQQGKPLCCFDCILCPDGEISNTSNSINCIKCPIEFKSNDQRDTCVLKEMEFLSFKEITGVLLVIFSLIGTFLTVSIAFLFFYYRNTPIVKANNSELSFLLLFSLTMCFLCSLTFIGEPTELSCMLRHTAFGITFALCISCILGKTIVVLMAFRATLPNRNVMKWFGPLQQRLSVLGLTAVQVLICTLWLTLSPPFPNRNMQHYKEKIILECNLGSSLPFYAVLGYIGFLSSLCFILSFLARKLPDNFNEAKFITFSMLIFCMVWITFIPAYISSPGKFTVAVEIFAILASSFALLFCIFLPKCYIMTIHPEKNTKKQLMGKIPLKQ